The Ficedula albicollis isolate OC2 chromosome 1, FicAlb1.5, whole genome shotgun sequence nucleotide sequence ATTGGTGAGCCATGTTCTGCTCTTTAGGAAGCTGGATGTGCACAAAGAAGGAAAGTTAGTAAGTGAATAAAGGTCTCTGCATACAGACTGCTCTGTCATATTTGGAATTGACAGTGATCTCTGGAATGTTTTTTGCAGTGAGTGCTGGTGCATATATGAACTTTCTCTTGGTGTATTTCCAATGATTAAATTAGACTACTTTTATGTTGACTTTCTGCTGTGGTGAGCTTATAAACTCCCATTAAAGTTTTCTGtctgtaaaagaaacaaatcctaTTTGGTCAACTAACAGCTATAGAAGCTAGAGCTGACTCATTATCCCCTTCCCTATTTTCTCTTGTTGTTGTGGGTTTTAGGTGGGGGGATGTTTTTGCAAgtaattcacatttttatcagaaataaaGCACTACATTTGAATTTGCTAAGCTCAGTAATTTTAGgatcacatttttcctttcctttttctttttttttttttttaaccccccccccccccccccccccccccccccccccccccccccccccccccccccccccccccccccccccccccccccccccccccccccccccccccccccccccccccccccccccccccccccccccccccccccccccccccccccccccccccccccccccccccccccccccccccccccccccccccccccccccccccccccccccccccccccccccccccccccccccccccccccccccccccccccccccccccccccccccccccccccccccccccccccccccccccccccccccccccccccccccccccccccccccccccccccccccccccccccccccccccccccccccccccccccccccccccccccccccccccccccccccccccccccccccccccccccccccccccccccccccccccccccccccccccccccccccccccccccccccccccccccccccccccccccccccccccccccccccccccccccccccccccccccccccccccccccccccccccccccccccccccccccccccccccccccccccccccccccccccccccccccccccccccccccccccccccccccccccccccccccccccccccccccccccccccccccccccccccccccccccccccccccccccccccccccccccccccccccccccccccccccccccccccccccccccccctttttttttttttttttttttaaagagtctTCTGACCTAAAATCACAGTTTTGGGatggggttggtttgttttcaaggaaaaaaatctttcttaaaGGTCCTTGTGGGTGATGGTGTGATGCTTGAGCTAATGTTGGTCAGACTGCTCAGTGTAAACTCGTACAAAACCAAGATTAGACTAGTTAGTTACAAATTCTGAAAAACCTACTCAACCATGAGAACTCACCAATGGTAAGTTCCCCCTTTCCAACCTTTCTTAATGCTATATAAATGTGCAAAAGAATATCCCAAGCAAGGGGTTCCTTTCAGCCTCCAGCTATATAAAACCTAATCTGAACTAAATAGGTTACGAAGCGGAATAGAAGTTTCTGAGAGCGGCTCATCCCAGCAGCCTTTGATAGGGTATTATAGAAAGATCTTAATCTCTCTTTCCACTGACCTAGAGAGGGAGCATAGATGACTGTCTTAAACTAGACAATTAATTGGTAATAGtttcagattaatttcttttctatccTCCCTCTCTTCCTAAAGTGAGGCCAGATTTAATAAAGGAAGAATTTGTACTTTATGTTACAGTTGCCTAAACTACGttagttttaaaagttttataaataaaagtgcATAATTGCACCCAATGCAAAAGCATTTGGGTATATGTTGCCTTAAATTCAGTAATACAGTGTGTTTGAACCATTCTGAGTTCACTTGGATCTGATTACAGTTTAGGCCGAGATGGTTAATTCCAGTCCTGCATTTCTAGGCAACTATATGAGTTCACTTGGATCTGATTACAGTTTAGGCTGAGATGGTTAATTCCAGTCCTCCATTTCTAGGCAACTATGCATTAGCTGTGAGATCCAGCATCTGTTCAATGCATTTCCATAATACCCTGTAACAAGACAacagttgtatttttaaattttgggcCCGTAAcacacagcagaagaaaagtcATGGCTTATTCTAGTGTACAGAGCTTGGCTTGGAGAAGGCAACCAGTTCCTCAGCCTCACCTAGGCAAATAACATTTGTGTCCTCATATCTATCAATTTAATTCAAAAATTGAATTGCCAGTCAGGGAACCAGGATACTTTAGATGCTGATCAGTGGTGATGGATTGATGTTCTTAGCACTGATAAGCTTCTAAAACATAAGAAGTatgaaacaaaaacccacacCTCCCAGAAGGCTATTTCTGAGTTGAAGTTGCCTTAACTACTTACCTTAATCAGAAGTCTGTAAATCATATTGCCCAGGTGCATTTGTGTAATGCACTATGATGTGCTTTTTCAAAGCTAATTGGATAATTccattaattatgtttttttgtttgtttcactaGGTTTCTGCAACACATTTTGAGCTTGAATATTACTTAATTTTGTTTGGAAGAAGTTGAGCAGATAAAAATGGAACATGAACATTTTAGGAAGAGACAAGAAATTCAAGTTTCTGCACAGTACAATGGATTCTTGTAAGCACTATTGCAGAGCAGGGAAGTTAAAGACAGATGCCTTAAGATTCTTAATGTGCATTTATGCAACACTGAATTATATACTGCTACCAAAGGGCCAGATCCAGAAGTGCCCTGCTTGGATGCACAAGGTCCAGAGTGGGAACTATGCATTTCTTTTATGCTGCAGTGGTGGGGGTAGATTGCAGAGACTCCTACCTCCTCACGGGCAAACTTCATACCTTAGGCACTGCAGAAGTCACTTCCATAGCAGGTCTCCAGAgtacagaaggaaagaaaaaaaggaaaggaataaaaaaaaaaaagtcagccaAGAGCATGGTCAGCAAGTCTGAAGTGGGAGTATACATAGTTCAGATGCCAGGTGATGGGGAAGGGACTGGATGAtgtcttctcctctcttcctaTTAACCAGTCTACCCCATGATCACAGCTCTCCAAGTCTTTTGGGACTGAGGGTTCCTTCTACTAGCTGTGCTTTGGGTCAAGGCAATGCCAACAACATAAAAGCCTTTAACTTGggtgttgctttttttgttaCAGGATTGAGCTTCGTCATCATTTTAACTTGATTTATTTAACCATACCAAGGATAGAGCTCAAAGAGGAAAACTTGGGTTTTAGTTGAAAAAAACATAGattattattttccaataaTTGACAGCATACAAGGAAAAGGCAGTCCAAAAAGGAATTAACAGTTCTTAtattttctgttactgttttctgtgttctgtgtgagACAGCAACAAAATGGTAAAATACCCCTGAGAAAACAGAACCAGCAGAGTACTGCTTTTTCCATGGGACTCTTGATGGTTTATAAATACTGGTTTatacttttatctttttaataatgttttattgGTTCTAATACAAATATcaggtatttaaaagaagatTAGTGTTGGATCATAGATCTGTGTTAGCACACTGAAAAATTAGTCTCCCACTTTCAAGTCCATTTTAAGTGATACTGAAATTGCTAAAGACCAATGGCTTTGTGCAGCAATGTACCTGttcaaaaaaaggcaaaatgtgtTTCCTGTGTGAGGAATCAAGTCCATCCCATCTTTAGCTCAAGACCTACAGCAAACAAcatggtttgcttttttttcctcactcctCTACAGAGAAGACTGCTAACTCATCTTTGGGTGGTATTGGAATTTTGCACCTGGAAAAAGTGacaaatactgtttttctgtctgtaagTTTTGTGATGTTCAGCTGATGCTGATTGCAAACAGATGTGAGCCCTTTCGATACAGACTGAAGGTAGTTGTCAAATTGATGATCAAGTCCAAAATAACCTATTTGGTTTGCCTCCCAGACTGATTGCTACTTGAGTTAAATATGTTTATGATGAAAATACTAAGGTATCAAGTATTCTGTGAGgtttaaaataagtattttttgtctttggatataataaatttttcttaaatattaatCTTCTGGAACAAGAACTCTTTGAGAACCTATGAACATGATTTCACTGTTGGATGTTCTTGAGACAGAAGCAATGGTCCAAACTTGCATGTTTTATAAAAGTTGCAGAATGTTTCTTCAAACTTTGTACAAGAAATTTTGCATTTGCTAATTCCAAAACATAGAAAAACATTTGCTACACATTGATCTGAAAGGtttagctttttcttctcaaatgtTAAGTGAGAAGTGCCCATCTTAACATAAGCTCTCAGCAGTATTGCACCAGCAAAATTTCTTGGGGAAGGTAACAGAGAAGGAAGACTGCACATTCAAATGGATTGTTCTGAATATGAAAATTTGCAGCCCCAAACACTGGTGGAACTGTCATGGAGGGCCTGGGATATCATCTGGCTTTTCTGCATCCATGTATTATAACTGAAATAACTCATCCATGCACAGACATCATCTAGCAGAATTATAAGCAAAATGTATGTCAGAGTCCTAAGTATCACTGACTCAGCAATATGGTCTCTGCTCCCCCCACTCGCTCCCCAAAATGCTTCATATACGCCCCCCCATGAATGTATGTATCCTGTAGGCCAACATCAGGGGAACTTGTTTGATTTCTTCAGTCAGGATAGTGAGTCTACGGGAAAAACTGCAAGTAAGCAGTCTGGGTTATCTCCATGTGCATTTTCTAAAGAGTGCTTCTCTTCTGAAACCACTCCTTTGTATATCTGATGGacatttttgtggcttttcaTGAAGAACTGATATTTCTGACATGTTTATGCAGATCACAGGAATATTTTGTCCtagatttttcttcatatttgaGGTAAAGAGAGCAGTGGTTTTAGGATAATCCTGAGGCCAGAGTTAGCAGTGGCTTTAGGATAATTCCGAGGCCAGAGTTACTGTTGGTGTAAAAGCAAGTATTATGAAAGTTACTTTGACAAATATGAAACATAGTAAAATGATTCAAAGATGATTCTCCCACATTCACCACCCCcaatgccttttattttttcccctggggACTAAGAGAAACCCCAGGCTGATTTAAAGGAATTAAGTTCTCTAAGGGAACTGTACTGCTGAACTCCTAAGGACATGCCAGCGAATGGGATGGGGGGGTTAGGTTTTCCTAACCTAGGCAGGCCTGGGCTTTGAGGGAGATATCATGGCTAAGACAGCAGAATGACATCCTGTGTCTGGGTTCTGTCTTGAGGAgtgctccctgggctgtgctgtgccagaaAGTCCATGAGGAGCAGGATGGCTCTCTGGCTGTCATGttcctgccagcagaggcaggggctgcaggaagggggCACTTTTGGCCCGTGGTCAGGAGATCAGAAGGGGGATAGATCCTGAGAAAACAACTGCTTAGGGTGTTAGGCCATGTTGTACATGCTGGCCTTGTGCTTTAACCTACTCTGTATCAGGGAGTCTTGAAAATACCTAGGTTGTCATTAAAAATAGCAGCCCTTAAGCTTTAGATCCATTAAAGTAATGACTACTATAAGCCCTATGTAGTAGTTATTGTAGGATAGTTGGCATTGGCTGCAATTAGAAAAcgctttcatttttcttactgcttttctctttaaaaaaaaaaaaaatctacataatttcaaaaaatttcaaaaatggctttaaattcACAGTTTGAGGACAGAAGCCTGACGGAGGATTTCAGTGCCGTTTATCCTCCATTTTCCTGAAATGTCTTGAAACAAACCAGTCCCTGGGAATATGAGGCAGGAAAATCCCTAAATAGAAATTACTTAAAACTACACAATACTGGGGGTTTTTTACTGTTATTTAGTCACAGAATGTACAACACATACGTCATTGCTGTGCCTACCAAAGGCGTATTAtgggaggagggcaggaagAGAAGTAGGTTTCTGTCATTAATTGACTTCCTACAGTATTATTTTGAGACTGTATATATGCAAGTCGGATGTGATTAAAAACCTCCATTTTAAATAATCTGAGAGTTACTTTAGAGAAAGTTTGGGCACTTCTATTTTTAGTGATTTGAGTAGAAATCACGGTAACCTTTTTGTTAAAGCTGTCTCTTGAGTGTGGAATTTGCAAGTACCAAGCTACTTTTGGTATGCTCTTCTTACAAACTGGTCCTGTTCTCCAGAGTGCTGAATACTTACAGTTTTCAGGTactgtttctttcctttggtCTTGTGTGATTCTTCTTTATTAATTATAAATCTTTTGGGTTGGGACAAATTTCAATACCACTGAGGATGTACACAAAGACTTAATGATCTAGCTGAAGTATGGTCCAGTTGTAGCTAAGCAGAGCCCCAAGAGGAGGCAAACTGCAGCATTTGCAGCAGTGTTAATGTCTGGCAGATTTACTGCAGTAAATGCACTGATTCGACACAGATTGACCAAATCTGCCTGATCTGGAGCACTGACTGaccagaattttatttaaaagttaaataataacaaaaccaTGACGGCTTTGAGCTCCATAGTGTATGTTCTCCAAGGACACCCTCTAAAATTGTGTCTGACTGGCGGATATGATTGTTCATTTAGAGAGACTCCAAACAGCAGTTACTTTTAGCTCACAAACACGTCTTTTTGCAGTACCTAAAAAACAGCAAGGTGAGCAACTTCAGAGGCTCTGCTATCCCTAAATGGCACCAAAGAGAGCAGCTGCACATGAAGTGATTTAGTACTGAACACATTTGTTACACTCATTTCTatcaatttattttgtatatagAGCTttttatacacatttttaattatgtaaCTATCATGAAATGTCATGAAGCTATGAGTTGTAGTTTGTTTTAATGCAGATTAAAACTGGTGTTTGgccatttgttttctgaagctATTACTTGAATTTGTTTCCCTTAGGTAGTGAAGTCTGATAATGTTTACAGGATCactttctttggttttgggaGGTTTCCCCGTCTTTCTTCCTAGCCCCTGTCCTAAGAAACAGAGAACTCATGCTCAGCAGTCAAGCAGATCTATCagaaatttaagtatttttattactttaattgTCACCAAAGCATTGGGGGTGACATGCTGATTCTCTTCTGTTTATACTGCTTAGCAGACAAGACACTTAGCATGGTACTCTCTGAATTCTCCTGTCCCTTATCCTGATATCAGCTTTATTGTGGGAAACTTAAATCTTCCTGAACATTGATTTACAATCATGAAGCTATCCCAGAAAGAGGCAGCATTCCTGCTGTTAAGtctgttctgtttttaatttagatGAATGAAACATCCCTGGGTTatctctgcatttccttttgtatttGCCAGCAAGGGTCATCAACATTTGCACTAATCACAATGTCCCAGCTGTTTCACTccacaaagttatttttaattgtgcTGCCTAAACTTGTAATGAGCTGTATTTAAGTTTAGGAGGACGTGTAAAAGATACCTGTAATAATGATGCACttactgtggtttttttgtatgTTACAGATAGGACTCATCCTATGCACAGAGAAAACGTTGCCATTTATAGTTTAATACTTGAAGTAACTTTTTGAAACGGgcttttataaattaattaaatacaaaatcaCATTGCTTTGCCTGGAAGTTCCTTCATGTTTCAGTTGTATTTGCAATTTCTCTGTATGTATACTTTTCCATAAAGTTCTCTTAAGCCATTTATAACCAATGAAAGTGCATTCAATATTTTGTACATCAGTGTTCAGACCTGTTCATACTTCTCTGAAGTATAATCCatgtttaataaaaaagtaCCATTTTAAGCCTCTTTTCCAAAGTGATATGAATGGACTTGACACTTGAATTCATCAGTGAATGCAACATCAACTTAATAAAAGTATGTGAAAGAATCTGAAAAGTGCTCAGCTGTAGCATCTGTGTATTAGATCAGCGAGAAAAACTGCCTACATGGGAAACACTGCACCATTGCTCCAGTTTTTACACTCCAGCTGCAACAAACCTAAGATTACACTCACTCTTGACACATCTTCCAGGTCACTGGGTCTTGTGGGGAAATAAAAAGCCTGAATTGTGGCTAACTCTTATTCCTTCAGGACACTGAGCCTGACTTAGAAGTCAACTGTTCAAACAGGAATCAGCCATGTTCCTTTTAGATCAGGAGCAATCTCTGTAAGAGAGCTGTAAGACCCAAGTTGACACTGACATGACAATGATGCTGGTAGTTAAAATCAACAATTCTTTCCagaaagtttattaaaaaatgcaacattttatAACATTCCATGAATTCCAGCCTCATCCCCCCGTTTCTGCAGTTCTAGTTCCCCTTGGTCCTTGCATGCCTGATGGCAAGTGTCATAGTTGTGTCTCAAGTACTGGTGTACACAGAACAACCCCTGAGGAAGGGAGAGCCCAAGCCATGTGGCCAGTACCAGCAGGTGAGTCCTTTCAACACAGCAGGAGTGTTCTCCAGGCTTTCAGAAGGCAATCACTGAAGCTATAAACTAGGTTATCTATCACCACCACTGCACCTGGTAACTTGCTGTTTAAGCCCTTAAGAACAGAGGGTGGGCAGATGGTAGAGAGCCACACAAAGAACTTAGCTCTAACAACGCAGTAATAAGAAAACATACACTGTTCCAGAGAGCTACTTTTAATGTAGTATTTTGTCCACCACAGCACAGTCTCATTTGTCACCCACCCTAATTACAGTGAATTGCCATAATAGGTATGACAGATCCCAGAGTAGTGCATGACATGTGCCAAACAGAAATATGCTGTACTGTTCAACATGTCCACTTCTTTGACACATTTAAGTGGTTCAAATGATCGCTGATGTATCTGTGCTCAGGAAACTTGGCTTGTTTCAGGCTTTTGAAAGCTTCCCACTTGGCACGTCTCTCTTCTGTGTTGTGTTTGTATTCCTGTTCCTGTGTCAGATAGGGTTGGCTGAGCCAATATTCATTCTCTGCTTCAATTTCCAACCTTCGGATCATTGCTTGCTTCATCGAAATGGTAACCTGTATTGGTCGCCTGTACTTTCCAATCCATTGTTTTCCAGGAATTCTCTTCCGCAGTAATATTGttgttaaaaacattttgccTTAAAACATAAAGAGGAATATAAAATACTCATTACCTTAGgtacaaaataaaactttgacAGGAAAGATCAGAAGCTCTGCACTCTACTGCCTTTTAGCTGACTGGTTTGAAGACTAAAGCTCAGAACCAGGTACTCACAAACCATCAcacacagcaggcagcacaagGCCAGATACACTGGAAACTTAAGAACCAGAGAAGGGGAAATGAAATCTATGTAGCTTAAGAATGTATTCAGTTATCCTTATACTGCAATTAAAGCATATCCTCcataaattatttaagaaaaatccaGTCATAGATACTCCAGAATGAAGGGTTCACTTTGCTTATGCCTCCTTCAAATAGCTGTGTTGTCAAAACAGAGTTATTTCCAGCTTTGTCTTCTGGATCCAAATCTGGCATTTCCCCAGCATTAGGTTTTGAACTACAGTCTCTCCATATGCCTATTAGTGTGTAATTACCTAGTCCTGTATCCTGACCGAAGGAAATCTGGTTGGTAGATCAAAACAATCTCCTGAATTAGACCAAATGCGTAAGCGGAAAGCGCCAACACCCTGGGTGTAAGGGGCAGGAAAGGCCCAGTGACGTTTAGACTTTACGCAAATGCTCTTCGTTAACCTGTTCATTAGTCCCAAACCCGCTAATGCCCAGGTTTCGCATTACACGACATTTCATCAGCTTTAAGGAGTCACAGAATACGCGAGTTGGACAGCACGCacaagatcatggagtccaagcGGCCCTGCACGCGACACCCCGGAGCCACACCTCGTGCCCGACAGAGCTGTCCAAACCCCTCACGAACTCTGCCAGCCTCGGAGCCGGGACCAAGCCACAAGCACTGCCGCTAACAGAGGCCAACCCGCCCCGTTCGCACGGCGCAGCTGCCCGATTTAGAAGCGAAGCGGCGGGGAgcggcggggcccccccccccccccccccccccccccccccccccccccccccccccccccccccccccccccccccccccccccccccccccccccccccccccccccccccccccccccccccccccccccccccccccccccccccccccccccccccccccccccccccccccccccccccccccccccccccccccccccccccccccccccccccccccccccccccccccccccccccccccccccccccccccccccccccccccccccccccccccccccccccccccccccccccccccccccccccccccccccccccccccccccccccccccccccccccccccccccccccccccccccccccccccccccccccccccccccccccccccccccccccccccccccccccccccccccccccccccccccccccccccccccccccccccccccccccccccccccccccccccccccccccccccccccccccccccccccccccccccccccccccccccccccccccccccccccccccccccccccccccccccccccccccccccccccccccccccccccccccccccccccccccccccccccccccccccccccccccccccccccccccccccccccccccccccccccccccccccccccccccccccccccccccccccccccccccccccagcccggcGCGGCTGGGCCNNNNNNNNNNNNNNNNNNNNNNNNNNNNNNNNNNNNNNNNNNNNNNNNNNNNNNNNNNNNNNNNNNNNNNNNNNNNNNNNNNNNNNNNNNNNNNNNTTCGCCGCTGTTGCTCGGGGCCCCGCGCTCGATTTGCCGCTGTCCCCCTGCGCTCCTCTGGGAGCGCCTTTGGTGGGCCCGCgtcagcctgggagctgctcgGCTGCGAGTTGTTCGGGCTCCTCCTCGTCTCGTTGTCTCTCTGAGCAACTTTGTGGGTGTGCGGCTGAGTTTTTATCACGGAGAAAAACTGCATGACTGCGTTGAAATGGGAGCCGCGTTCCAGTTTCTCCTTCTTTTCGTGGATCGATATAGGAAAACATTTGCTTCTAATTGTGCTTATCTTTGTGCTATGTTTTGTCACTTAGCAGATGCCCTCTTATACT carries:
- the MRPL57 gene encoding ribosomal protein 63, mitochondrial — translated: MFLTTILLRKRIPGKQWIGKYRRPIQVTISMKQAMIRRLEIEAENEYWLSQPYLTQEQEYKHNTEERRAKWEAFKSLKQAKFPEHRYISDHLNHLNVSKKWTC